One genomic window of Pseudomonas chlororaphis subsp. piscium includes the following:
- a CDS encoding C40 family peptidase, translated as MRPFFKTWLTICLLMPLAAHATNREQRLPNVNGFTPKAHVTQVSKNSAKNKLSVKRPTHLSSVSSKPVPQMAAKQSSTVLSRAVNVLGTPYRWGGSSPSKGFDCSGLVKYAFNDVAAVDLPRTSNAMASGHGQKVERKDLKPGDLLFFNLKSRRVNHVAIYLGNDRFIHAPRRGKSVSIDTLKKPYWDKNYVVAKRVLPKEQNTLRIVQR; from the coding sequence ATGCGTCCATTTTTCAAGACATGGCTAACCATTTGCCTATTGATGCCACTGGCCGCCCACGCCACCAATCGTGAGCAACGTCTTCCTAACGTGAACGGCTTCACTCCAAAAGCCCACGTCACCCAAGTCAGCAAGAACAGCGCCAAGAACAAGCTGTCGGTCAAACGCCCGACTCACCTGAGCAGCGTCAGCAGCAAGCCGGTGCCGCAGATGGCGGCCAAGCAGAGCAGCACCGTGCTCAGCCGTGCCGTCAACGTACTGGGTACCCCTTACCGTTGGGGCGGCAGCAGCCCAAGCAAAGGCTTCGACTGCAGCGGCCTGGTGAAATACGCGTTCAACGACGTTGCCGCCGTCGATCTGCCGCGCACCTCCAATGCCATGGCCAGCGGTCACGGGCAGAAAGTCGAGCGCAAGGACCTCAAGCCTGGCGACCTGCTGTTCTTCAACCTCAAGAGCCGCCGGGTCAACCACGTCGCCATCTACCTGGGCAACGATCGTTTCATCCACGCGCCGCGTCGCGGCAAGTCGGTGAGCATCGATACCCTGAAGAAGCCGTACTGGGACAAGAACTACGTAGTGGCCAAGCGGGTTCTGCCAAAAGAGCAGAACACCCTGCGCATCGTTCAGCGCTGA
- a CDS encoding NINE protein, which translates to MNTYRADGSTHDTHSKVIGYLLWIFGFTGSHRFYYGKPITGTIWFFTLGLLGIGWLIDLFLIPAMDREADLRFTPGPIEYSVAWILLTFLGIFGVHRMYQGKWISGLLYLLTGGVFFLGVLYDFWTLNDQVSLRNAQRR; encoded by the coding sequence ATGAACACCTATCGCGCCGACGGCTCGACCCATGACACCCACAGCAAGGTGATCGGTTACCTGTTGTGGATTTTCGGTTTTACCGGCTCTCACCGCTTCTATTACGGCAAGCCGATTACCGGGACTATCTGGTTTTTCACCCTGGGCTTGCTGGGCATCGGCTGGCTGATCGACCTGTTCCTGATCCCGGCCATGGACCGCGAGGCCGACCTGCGTTTTACCCCGGGACCTATCGAATACAGCGTCGCCTGGATCCTGCTGACCTTTCTCGGGATCTTTGGCGTGCACCGCATGTACCAGGGCAAATGGATCAGCGGCCTGCTGTACCTGCTGACTGGCGGGGTGTTCTTTCTGGGGGTCTTGTATGACTTCTGGACGCTGAACGACCAGGTGTCGTTGCGTAACGCGCAGCGGCGTTAA